The Pan troglodytes isolate AG18354 chromosome 15, NHGRI_mPanTro3-v2.0_pri, whole genome shotgun sequence genomic sequence CCATGGCTTTCAGGGATTTGGGTATTCGATCATTGCAGCAGGGTGCACCTGTACCTTGGCACATGCAAGCCAAGCTTCCATAAAATCCCACGAAGAGCTGAGAAATGATTTCATGTTTAGTCTTTGAAACTTTCTAAACTCCAGAAGTCTGGGACAAAGAAGTGGGGGAGAAGATGGTCCAAACAAACCATGCAGAATGGGTGTCTGCACTCCTGACCAGTGCCTCCCTTCCACAGCAATCCTGAGTACAAGGACACACCCATGGACATCGCACAGCTCCCCCATCTGCCGGAGAAAACTTCCGAGTCCTCGGAGACATCCGACTCTGAGTCAGACTCTAAAGACACCTCAGGTATTACAGGTATTATTCCTTCTTCTCCATGTTCTTCAGTGAAGCTTGACCACCACACGCAGGGGGTGGGCAACAGCCAGAGGGCCATCATCAGAGGCAAAGCAACTGGTCACATTTCAGAGAGACATATGTCACATCAAGTTATTACTGAGTGTCtgcctctctccacacacacatatatgtaattgtaCACCACTACATACCTGTATGTACTATATAGGTATAATACATATAGATATGTAGTGCTGGATAaatacatctgtgtgtgtgtgtatatatatatatatgtttttgtgtgtatatatactcacAGAAGAAAGAGATCTTTTGATATCTGACAGATCTCTTTCTTTAAATATACAGAAAGAGATTGATTGCTATTAGCAATCACTTAATGTCAATCCACTGGCCATACAGAAGGAGCCCTGTTCTAACCTCATAGCTAGCTCTCGGCCTCTACTAAAGGCAGGTACCAGGGCCAGCTCCAAGACAGTCTGTGACTTTGAGCCCCAAatattcacattcccaccaagcTGGGACTGAGCCTCTAAAGTAGGGTACTTAATGGCATCGATCAATGCCTCTTTCAGGGTGCTGGACTGTTACTTATTTCCTGAATCTATGCAGAACAAACGcatgcattttcatttcttttggggaaGCAGACTTCCTGAGTAGTTCTTTGGGACACTGAAAATTAGTATAAAAATTTGCTTTTCATCCCATCCCCAGCCCTCTTCCAGAGACACACATAAGGCCAGGGAGCACCAAACTTGTAGGATTTTTACAGCTGCAAGAAAATCCTACACCTTTTTTAACCCTACCTCTTCTGCTACAGAAGGGGAGGCAATGACCACAACTTCTAGTCCAGGCTGCCAGTCAGGCTTCTTCCCTCTATGTTCAGACGCTGTGTTACTGGAAAAATCTGTTCTTTCAAAAATGTGGCAGCTAGGTTTTCCTGACAACCCCCTTCATGAGGGCACCTGCGCTCCAGCATTGTAAACATGTATCCCTTCCTCCAGACCCAGCTTCAGGGATGCGGAAGGAGGGCAGAGCACTCAAGGCAGATCTTCATTGTCCTCCTGTCCCTAAATTGCATTAATTTGAAAGTTCTTGACAAAGACATAAAAAGTTCTAGAATTGGTAGTCTCTGCCCCTTTTTAATACAGTGCATAGttgtgaacaaaacaaagcaaaattccCAGCCCAGTGAGCTTATATACTAGTGGGAAGAAGAGACaagtaaataaaactaaaatatacaGTGAggtggcagggtggctcatgcctgtaatcccagcactttgggaggctgaggtgggcgcattgcttgagtccaggagtttgagagcagcctgggcaacgtggcaagaccctgtctctacaaaaaaacaaaaaaatcagccacgtgtggtggtgggcacctgtggtcttagccactcaggaggctgaggcagaaggatcgcttgagccggggagggcaagggtgcagtgagcagtgaccaccccgctgcactccagcctgagggacagagggagaccctgccaaaaataataaataataaaaataaagatatacagTGAATCAGATGGTGGTAAGTGCTGTGGGGGAGAATAACTTATGGAATAGAAAGAAGGAGAGTGGCTCTCAGTAATGAACAAATATTCACCAAGGGAAAATGCAGACTCTTTAGAAAGTCACCTTGCATGCCATCATTTTTCTGTGTCACACCTTAATCCAGGTTATTTAACCTGACTTCCTGAGTATCTTTGTGGGACTTCTTAAACTTGAATGTGCCTGAGAATCACCTGGGGGTCATATTCCAATGCAGAACCTGATTCAGTCTACCTGGGTGGGAGCAGAGAGTCTGCATTTGCAACGGGTGTCCAGATGATTGCCAATGCCGCTGGCCCGCACTTTGAGTAACCATCCAGCTAACCCAGGCCCTCAGCAGAAAGAAAGCCCAGGTCTTAAGTCCTCTGAAGGTGATGGAGAAGCCCGTGATGAGGACGGACACTTGCCCTGCTCCCCGCCCCAGCCCCTGCAGGTGACAGGCTGGGTCGCCCCGCTAACCTggtgtcttctctctcttctctctccgcCCCCGCCACCGCCGGCCCCCGGCCCCACACAGAGGACAACGAGAACTCCAAGTCCGACGAGAAGGGGAACCAGTCCGAGAACAGCGAAGACCCGGAGCCCGACCGGAAGAAGTCGGGCAACGCGTGTGACAACGACATGAACTGCAACGACGACGGCCACAGCTCCAGTAACCCGGACAGCCGCGACAGCGACGACAGCTTCGAGCACTCGGACTTTGAGAACCCCAAGGCGGGCGAGGACGGCTTCGGTGCTCTGGGCCCGATGCAGATCAAGGTGGAGCGCTACGTGGAGAGCGAGTCGGACCTGCGGCTGCAGAACTGCGAGTCACTCACGTCCGACAGCGCCAAGGACTCGGACAGCGCAGGCGAGGCGGGCGCGCAGGCCTCCAGCAAGCACCAGAAGCGCAAGAAAAGGCGGAAACGGCAAAAGGGCGGCAGCGCCAGCCGCCGGCGCCTGTCCAGCGCGTCGAGCCCAGGCGGCCTGGACGCGGGCCTGGTGGAGCCCCCGCGGCTGCTGTCCTCCCCCAACAGTGCCTCGGTGCTCAAGATCAAGACGGAGATCTCGGAACCCATCAATTTCGACAATGACAGCAGCATCTGGAACTACCCGCCTAACCGGGAGATCTCCAGGAACGAGTCCCCCTACAGCATGACCAAGCCCCCCAGCTCTGAGCACTTCCCGTCCCCgcagggcggcggcggcggtgggggTGGCGGTGGCGGGGGGCTGCACGTGGCCATTCCCGACTCGGTCCTCACCCCGCCCGGCGCCGACGGCGCGGCCGCCCGCAAGACTCAGTTCGGCGCCTCGGCCACCGCGGCCCTGGCCCCCGTCGCCTCCGACCCGCTGTCACCCCCGCTCTCGGCGTCCCCGCGGGACAAGCACCCCGGGAacggcggcgggggcgggggcggcggcgcgGGGGGCGGCGGCCCCAGCGGGTCCAACTCCTTGCTGTACACTGGGGACCTGGAGGCGCTGCAGAGGTTGCAGGCGGGCAACGTCGTGCTCCCGCTGGTGCACAGGGTGACCGGGACCCTGGCCGCCACCAGCACGGCCGCGCAGAGGGTCTACACCACGGGCACCATCCGCTACGCGCCCGCCGAGGTGACCCTGGCCATGCAGAGCAACCTGCTGCCCAACGCGCACGCTGTTAACTTCGTGGACGTTAACAGCCCCGGCTTTGGCCTCGACCCCAAGACGCCCATGGAGATGCTCTACCACCACGTGCACCGGCTCAACATGTCAGGACCGTTCGGCGGCGCAGTGAGCGCAGCTAGCCTGACGCAGATGCCCGCCGGCAACGTGTTCACCACGGCCGAGGGACTCTTCTCCACGCTGCCCTTCCCCGTCTACAGCAACGGCATCCACGCGGCACAGACTCTGGAGCGCAAGGAGGACTGAGGCGCCGCCCGTCCTGGGCCCGGCCAGGCCCCGCTTGGAGGAGGCATCGTCGGCATTTTCGTTTAGACctttaattctagcactttgaatTCGAGCAGGTCAGCGTCTTCTCTCGCCACGACGGTCCCCATTCCACCCCCTCTTTCTTTCACCTGACTTATTCTTTCGTGTAaagatatgtttattttttgccttcagAGAGTCAGACGACCAGTTGCCTGCCGTTTTGTCTTCTTCTAAGATGTGTGTTGGGTTGTTTTGCTTTCCTTTGCATCTTTATTAAGATGTCTTTCATGTGTATATGCCTCTGCCATAGAATACTCAGTCTTGTGGTCAAGAGAGTTCTCAAGTGACAACCATTGGGGTTTCTTCATAAAGATCTTGATATGATCAAGATGGAAAGAGACAAGCATAAACAATGTGCCCTGTTTGACTAAGTCAAATGAAATAgggtggttttttgtttctgttcctaattcctttaaaaaatagggGGAAtagtattttagaattttatgcagaatttaattctctttttacggttaagattttaagattttcttacttgcacataaaaataatttgagttcTTAAACTTAATTTCTGGCCTGTGActagaatgtttaaaaaaaaaaagtcggacTAAATGTTAATTACTGAAACATTAACTTAATTTCTAAAACCATGGTGCTATCATTTATTAATCTGTAATGTCTTCATACAAAATGCAGCTCCTGGGCTgggttttgggggaaaaaaaaaatgtgttctgtCCTGGTCTGGAGTCCGTTGCTGCAGTCTCCTTGGTTAGTTAAGACAAAGCCCTCATTAACGTTTGCTGCaggacttaaaattttttacctCCCAACTAACAAACATAGCCTCACATTAAATTTAATGGGTCAGTAAAGCCCTTTTTAAAGGGGCTGCTGGAAAACTCAATCAAACTGATTTGAGGAGCAGTTTAGGTACATACTGCCTTTTGTttagctttttgttttccttactcAGTCTAACTGAGGCTAATTTTGCAACTTCAATAACACTTCGgagtaaaagaaggaaaatatttaacatgtttttggtttttttcatttcttaaaaaaaggaaGGTTGTATTTTGGGGGACTGGTTTGATTTCATggaatttctttccctttggttCTTATTTCTGGGTTGAAACCAATAAGTTTTAAAACTAAAGAATGGGTTAATAAGCTTCAGACAGATAACTGCAACTGAAAACTGcacattaagtaaaaaaaaaaaaaaagaaaaaaaaaaaaaagaaaaagaaaaaaaatcctattttgtCTTTGTTGCCAGAAATCAGTGTGGTGTCAAACACTCCAAATGACTGTCAAGTATAAATTCTTCTTCCACTTCATTTTTGGCAGCTGTTTGTTAAGGCATCTAATAACAGATGTGAGAACTGTAATGTGTACAATGTGTATGTGTCCTTGGCTGTCAGTCCCATTGCAGTTTCAATGTGTGTTTCTATATGCAGTATATACTAAGCTAATGTAGTTGTTTTGTCCTTTGTCTTATCTGTGCTCTATCTCTAGTCCGGAGTGGTACAGTCCCATTCCTGCAGTCCTAGTGAATCAGTGATTCTTGGGGGTTAGTGGGTTTTGTGTGGTGGCCTTCCTCTGTAATGTCACCCTATGCTGCTTCTACTGTCTGTGAATCTTCcgttttaccttttaaaattcctGCTGTTGCTTTGCTGGTGTATATTCTCCCTacctctcctctctttccctccctttcccatctccccctctccctcctcttcattCCTTCCCCATCCCCAAAATCTCTTTCATTCTCAGAGATAAAAAGACTCTTAACTAGCTCAAGGTTAATGGAGCCATTTTTCCCACAACGGAATTCTGGGTATGACTCTGTCTTCTGGAGTGCAACACAAAGCACTGAAGAATAATGCTcagatatattaaataaattgatgCCATATAGCCTCAGTTGTTAACATTCCCAGAGTCCCTTGTGCTCTACCTATAAGCAGTGGGTGCTTTTCTTTGGTTTCCTTTCAGGTTGGCTGATGGAGCAATATATAAAGCAATTACCAGTGAGACAGAAAATTCTTTCAAAGGTCAACcaacatttttaagaaacaaaatgggagggGATAATGGAATCTAGAattgtcatatatatttgtttacttgtGCAATGCTAATATAGTAACTCGGCTGTCCTTTGAATATCACTGTGTTGAGTAGATTCCTCTAGGACCTTTGATTTCATGAGTTGGGCCCAAACCATGGTggaataataacaaaaagaagttaaatgCCACAAATTTTAATAGTGAGCTTACTTGAAGGATTTAAGTAGGTTTAGAAGGTGAAGAAGGCCGATGGAGAAATTTACAGATTAATTTTGGAAGCTCTACTCTAGCTATCGAACAATCAAAGGAATGCACCTATCAGCTACAAAGAACAGCTAGacagctgttttttttcttttataaatgtttctgTGTTGTGTCAAAATGATTTCTGGTGATTTAAACTAACAGATAATCACAGCTGCTGTCTAAATCCATAGtgttgaaaattacaaaatgaaaaaaaaaaacacttcattaCCTGTGAAGACTGTGTCTGTGTTTTTAACTATTTCTtgtacaaatatatgaaaactttTATGAGGAGACTGGTGCCAAGTAGCTGAATAATGGGGAAAGGGATATTCTGTTCGTAAAACTCTTAGCAGTGTTACCAACtctacaatatatatataaaaaataattaaaacgtTACAAAGCGACAGCTATGGTACATTTGTTTTGTGTGAAGCTAACCGGACCTAACTTCCTgagtgcctggcttattttgaaacattttttttcattgaccATTGATAATGCTGCAAATCAGAAATGTACATACTTCATTTACAACAGGgttctttttatacttttgtagATTCTCATACATGTCACATACATGGTTGTCTTTATGTAACTTAATTTTTTCATCCGCAGGTGCCATTTTCATAATAAACTTCTCTTGGATTTGTTACTATCTGGCATCATTTCTTTTACATGTAACCATCCTGACTAATGAATGCTGGTAGTATTTGTTTAAGCAGGTACCTTGgtcattattctttattttaaaaaaaagaaaaagtaaaaaaatgcaTTCATATTTTTGCTAGTTTTGGAAAAACTATATAGCTTGTGTACTGATGAGGCTGACAAGGCACAGAATAAGATGCTAATCCAAATACTACACCAAACTTGCAACCATCCTAAATTTTCAGCTACCCCAATTCATTGTCATACTGAGCATTATTATGCACATTATCAAAGCTGAACGATGGGCCTGCAACATTAACCACTATGGGAAGTGTGCATTTTTTGATTAATGCACAGTAAGTGATGACAGTTTTCATACATTAATCATTTAAAATGCACtcagtattttcatttattacaaTCTATAATGTATAACCAACTGTTCCATTGCTTATATCTTCTTTTTATGCTaaatatgcattttctttctccagacaAGCTGATTAAGTCATGTTCATGCTGCATTATGGTTAGGGTAGCATGTGGCCTGTTACGTTTTAAGGCAGGTCAGCTgcttactctttaaaaaaaaaaaacaaagtgtcaCCCATTGTCTCAAAGTTAAGGATAAGGTAGGTCAACTCTTAAGTCTGTGATCTCCAAAAACTGGAATATGAATGGGCTGAGCTGGGGGAGTTGGGGAGGGGAGGCAAACACTTTCGTCCAGaagctactaaaaataataaatatcatttcCCTAGTGTAAGTCTTCAGTGACGTTAGCCAacgtggggttttttttttttattggtggAAGAAAGCTTCAGACTGGTGAACACAGAAGTGTGGTTAGGGCTGAAGAGCTCTGGATTTCTCTACTGTGCCCTAGATGGGTCTTCAGAATAAGTACTTAAAATAGGGAATAGGGAGAGGCTAATTGAGAACACAGAATTGGGTGTGCCGAAccacttttctaaaattttttccccttttgctcttTAGAGTCAGAAGGATATAGTATAGCAAGATTGAGAAGTCAAAAACTGATGTAGCTGGAAACTATGCTGAGTGGATTATGGTGAGTGATGAAGCCAGCTTACCCAAGCCACCCTGTCTAGTAGGTCTTGATGGAACTGGCTGTGAGTGCAGGCTTTCAGAGCTTTGCATGGGGCAGGGTCCCACAGGGCAGAGGGGTGCTTGTCTGAGTGTGGGACTGGCTAATGCTGTTGATCAGCCATAACACTTTGCTTCTGGACATTCCTGCAGCCTTGTGATCCGGAGGTGGTAGCAATGAGGGTTGAAATGGGAAGCAGGACAGGTGATGGGTGAATTGAAATCCTCACAGTATTTGGTGCCTCTGCAGTAGAAGTGGTGGAAATCCTGGATTCTTATCCAAACTCAAGCCTCTCTTAGCATCAGCAAGTTCCCTGTCCTTTATGTGTATCCATCAATGCTAAAATAGGTCACTAATGAAATAAAGAACATCTTTCAGCTTGAAAGAGTGAGTGAGCTCTGGGCTCAGACTCATTGATAATCAGGAAGCCCTGCCACCTCCTCAGCCCCAGTGCTGGCAACCAGGCCAGAGCCCTGAGCTCCCCAGAAGTACAGGACTTCGTTGCCAGGCTGGCAGCAAGTCAACTGGTCAAGGCTCTAGTCTCCAGGTAACAGAACAGGGGCCAACAGCCAGCTCTCTTGTagctcctctcttcttcctcccagcTGATACTTAAACTAATTTATTTGGCAATGAGGAAcaagacaatttttaaataaaaacagcaggCAGGACAAGAGGGAACATATACATTCAGTTGAGCACAAAAAACTGgttttaaggctgggtgcggcggcttatgcctgtaatcccagcactttgggaggccgaagcgggcagatcacgaggtcaggagttcaagaccagcctggccaacatggtgaaaccccctctctactaaaaatacaaaaattagcccagcatggtggcgggcacccataatcccagctagttggctgaggcaagagaatcacttgaactcgggaggcggaggttgccgtgagccgagatcgtgccattgcactccagctctgggtgacagagcaagactctgtcttggaaaaaatgataaaaataaaaataaataaactggtttTAGCCCTTGTGGACTATAATTCTTACCCGTCCTTCTCCTACTCCTAGACAAAGTCTATTTAACATTGAGAATGTTTAAAGTAATTTGAAAATCAACTTGCCCTATGTATTATATTTAAGAGAGGTGATAATATATCTCAAGCCCAGAAGATAGTCTGTTCAAGCCAAGATTATTATCCAGGTTCAAAAAGTAGAAAGGGTCAAAGAtttgggagagaaggaagaatatCTTTGCCAACATTTCATATCATGTAGTGGGAAAAAAAGGCAAACCTAATTCTTGAGCATAATTCCCAAAGATGTATGTCAACTAGCAGGCTTAAACTCTCTGGGACACTAAGGTAAATGAATACCGTTGGCTGCCTTCTGCTTTCCTGTGTCTCCTAGGAAACCATTATGAAGAAAGAGGGCTGATTTGGTAAGTTCCCCACAGGCATAAATCATTGCTTATTCATCTTCATATCCTTCCACAGTGCCTAGCTCAATGATTTACAGTAGTGTTGGCTTGGTAAAGATCTGCTGAATACTGATGGACGAAGATGTGAACAAATGAAACATGACTTGTCAAGAGGCAGAGATTCCACTGGAAATGTCCATGTGGTTTGACAGGATAGCTTGAGCTTGTATCAAGAAAAGATTGTCAAAATGGATAAAGCAGCAAGttcattcattcttcctttcttgAGTAGTCCATATGGCTGATACAGAGTTGGCCATCCATAAATGTtggaggtgggtgggtgtgtCCATAATACAATCTACTCTGTATACAGCAACAGATTAGGTAAAGcaaacagaggaggaggaggaaacaacCCAAACAGTTGGTAACTGACTCAGTTAACTATGACATTGTGTCCTATGGATAGCTAAGCAAATAGATTCACAAGAAAGCACCACTTAATAGTGTATCCTCACGTATGAGCATTGAGCTATATAATCACAATAGTGATCCAGAGAATCTTAGCAACTAAGAAGAACTCTCTGGTGTAGAAATCGCATGTCCTTAATAATTCTAGCGCTGAGGGTCTTTCTAGCACACTGTCAAATTGTCCTAATTTTTAGAAGGTGTTGAGCTGAAATCTTACCTCTGGAGTTAAAGGGACTAAAATCTAAACCCTTTTCCATTTGAGTGGCCTTCAAAGATATGAAGATGGATGTCAGGGTTTCAGTAAATCTCTAGGCTAAATCCCACATGTTTTGTCCATTTCTGCCAGTGACATGGTGGCAGGATCCTTCACCATCCTAGTCACCATTATTTGAGTGCACCAGAATTTGCCAAGACCCCTGTATTGGTTTCCTGGGTCTGCTTTATtagcacaaactgggtggcttaaaacaacagaaatgtattctctcacagttctggaggccagaagtctgaaatcaaggtgccagcaaggtTGGTTCTTCTGGAAAGCTCTGAGGGAGAGTCTGTTCCATGTTCTCTCCTAGCTCCTGGCAATCTTTGACATTCCTTAGCTTATAGATGTGTCCCTCtgatctctgcctctgtcactttatggccatcttctccctgtgtgtgtctgtgtcttcacatggagtTCTCTCCGACTGTGTCACTCtctcctcttataaggatatTAATCAGATTAGattaagggcccaccctactccagcatGACCTGATCTTAACTACCTACATCTACAACAACTCTACCATAAGAAGGAAATGAAAGTAGGCCGGCCACAGTGGCTAAtgactataatctcagcactttgggaggctgaggtgagcagatcatttgagttcaggagttcaagaccagcctggccaacatggtgaaaccccgtctccactaaaaattgaaaaaaaaaaaattagccagccatggtggtgcatgcctttaatcctagctactggggaggctgaggaaggagaattgcttgaacctgagaggcggaggttgcagagagccaagactgtgtcactgcactccagtctgggtgacagagtgagactccacctcaaaaaaaaagaaaaaggaaatgaaagtaaGGTCAAATGCTGGGTACTCTCATGTTAAAaaactgggggttaggacttcaactttTGGTGGGGCACAATTCAGCTCATAACAGCTCCTATTCAAATATGGCAC encodes the following:
- the NPAS3 gene encoding neuronal PAS domain-containing protein 3 isoform X2 is translated as MIRIFPDFSVQVTAAAAGGAAAGVPAGAGMGRAGAAANGTPQNVQGITSYQQRITAQHPLPNQSECRKIYRYDGIYCESTYQNLQALRKEKSRDAARSRRGKENFEFYELAKLLPLPAAITSQLDKASIIRLTISYLKMRDFANQGDPPWNLRMEGPPPNTSVKGIQMWKSELCMRKTPCEGAQRRRSPSALAIEVFEAHLGSHILQSLDGFVFALNQEGKFLYISETVSIYLGLSQVELTGSSVFDYVHPGDHVEMAEQLGMKLPPGRGLLSQGTAEDGASSASSSSQSETPEPVESTSPSLLTTDNTLERSFFIRMKSTLTKRGVHIKSSGYKVIHITGRLRLRVSLSHGRTVPSQIMGLVVVAHALPPPTINEVRIDCHMFVTRVNMDLNIIYCENRISDYMDLTPVDIVGKRCYHFIHAEDVEGIRHSHLDLLNKGQCVTKYYRWMQKNGGYIWIQSSATIAINAKNANEKNIIWVNYLLSNPEYKDTPMDIAQLPHLPEKTSESSETSDSESDSKDTSGITEDNENSKSDEKGNQSENSEDPEPDRKKSGNACDNDMNCNDDGHSSSNPDSRDSDDSFEHSDFENPKAGEDGFGALGPMQIKVERYVESESDLRLQNCESLTSDSAKDSDSAGEAGAQASSKHQKRKKRRKRQKGGSASRRRLSSASSPGGLDAGLVEPPRLLSSPNSASVLKIKTEISEPINFDNDSSIWNYPPNREISRNESPYSMTKPPSSEHFPSPQGGGGGGGGGGGGLHVAIPDSVLTPPGADGAAARKTQFGASATAALAPVASDPLSPPLSASPRDKHPGNGGGGGGGGAGGGGPSGSNSLLYTGDLEALQRLQAGNVVLPLVHRVTGTLAATSTAAQRVYTTGTIRYAPAEVTLAMQSNLLPNAHAVNFVDVNSPGFGLDPKTPMEMLYHHVHRLNMSGPFGGAVSAASLTQMPAGNVFTTAEGLFSTLPFPVYSNGIHAAQTLERKED
- the NPAS3 gene encoding neuronal PAS domain-containing protein 3 isoform X3, coding for MIRIFPDFSVQVTAAAAGGAAAGVPAGAGMGRAGAAANGTPQNVQGITSYQQRITAQHPLPNQSECRKIYRYDGIYCESTYQNLQALRKEKSRDAARSRRGKENFEFYELAKLLPLPAAITSQLDKASIIRLTISYLKMRDFANQGDPPWNLRMEGPPPNTSVKGIQMWKSELCMRKTPCEVIGAQRRRSPSALAIEVFEAHLGSHILQSLDGFVFALNQEGKFLYISETVSIYLGLSQVELTGSSVFDYVHPGDHVEMAEQLGMKLPPGRGLLSQGTAEDGASSASSSSQSETPEPVESTSPSLLTTDNTLERSFFIRMKSTLTKRGVHIKSSGYKVIHITGRLRLRVSLSHGRTVPSQIMGLVVVAHALPPPTINEVRIDCHMFVTRVNMDLNIIYCENRISDYMDLTPVDIVGKRCYHFIHAEDVEGIRHSHLDLLNKGQCVTKYYRWMQKNGGYIWIQSSATIAINAKNANEKNIIWVNYLLSNPEYKDTPMDIAQLPHLPEKTSESSETSDSESDSKDTSEDNENSKSDEKGNQSENSEDPEPDRKKSGNACDNDMNCNDDGHSSSNPDSRDSDDSFEHSDFENPKAGEDGFGALGPMQIKVERYVESESDLRLQNCESLTSDSAKDSDSAGEAGAQASSKHQKRKKRRKRQKGGSASRRRLSSASSPGGLDAGLVEPPRLLSSPNSASVLKIKTEISEPINFDNDSSIWNYPPNREISRNESPYSMTKPPSSEHFPSPQGGGGGGGGGGGGLHVAIPDSVLTPPGADGAAARKTQFGASATAALAPVASDPLSPPLSASPRDKHPGNGGGGGGGGAGGGGPSGSNSLLYTGDLEALQRLQAGNVVLPLVHRVTGTLAATSTAAQRVYTTGTIRYAPAEVTLAMQSNLLPNAHAVNFVDVNSPGFGLDPKTPMEMLYHHVHRLNMSGPFGGAVSAASLTQMPAGNVFTTAEGLFSTLPFPVYSNGIHAAQTLERKED
- the NPAS3 gene encoding neuronal PAS domain-containing protein 3 isoform X11, with the protein product MAPTKPSFQQDPSRRERLQALRKEKSRDAARSRRGKENFEFYELAKLLPLPAAITSQLDKASIIRLTISYLKMRDFANQGDPPWNLRMEGPPPNTSVKGIQMWKSELCMRKTPCEGAQRRRSPSALAIEVFEAHLGSHILQSLDGFVFALNQEGKFLYISETVSIYLGLSQVELTGSSVFDYVHPGDHVEMAEQLGMKLPPGRGLLSQGTAEDGASSASSSSQSETPEPVESTSPSLLTTDNTLERSFFIRMKSTLTKRGVHIKSSGYKVIHITGRLRLRVSLSHGRTVPSQIMGLVVVAHALPPPTINEVRIDCHMFVTRVNMDLNIIYCENRISDYMDLTPVDIVGKRCYHFIHAEDVEGIRHSHLDLLNKGQCVTKYYRWMQKNGGYIWIQSSATIAINAKNANEKNIIWVNYLLSNPEYKDTPMDIAQLPHLPEKTSESSETSDSESDSKDTSGITEDNENSKSDEKGNQSENSEDPEPDRKKSGNACDNDMNCNDDGHSSSNPDSRDSDDSFEHSDFENPKAGEDGFGALGPMQIKVERYVESESDLRLQNCESLTSDSAKDSDSAGEAGAQASSKHQKRKKRRKRQKGGSASRRRLSSASSPGGLDAGLVEPPRLLSSPNSASVLKIKTEISEPINFDNDSSIWNYPPNREISRNESPYSMTKPPSSEHFPSPQGGGGGGGGGGGGLHVAIPDSVLTPPGADGAAARKTQFGASATAALAPVASDPLSPPLSASPRDKHPGNGGGGGGGGAGGGGPSGSNSLLYTGDLEALQRLQAGNVVLPLVHRVTGTLAATSTAAQRVYTTGTIRYAPAEVTLAMQSNLLPNAHAVNFVDVNSPGFGLDPKTPMEMLYHHVHRLNMSGPFGGAVSAASLTQMPAGNVFTTAEGLFSTLPFPVYSNGIHAAQTLERKED
- the NPAS3 gene encoding neuronal PAS domain-containing protein 3 isoform X14, translating into MAPTKPSFQQDPSRRERLQALRKEKSRDAARSRRGKENFEFYELAKLLPLPAAITSQLDKASIIRLTISYLKMRDFANQGDPPWNLRMEGPPPNTSVKVIGAQRRRSPSALAIEVFEAHLGSHILQSLDGFVFALNQEGKFLYISETVSIYLGLSQVELTGSSVFDYVHPGDHVEMAEQLGMKLPPGRGLLSQGTAEDGASSASSSSQSETPEPVESTSPSLLTTDNTLERSFFIRMKSTLTKRGVHIKSSGYKVIHITGRLRLRVSLSHGRTVPSQIMGLVVVAHALPPPTINEVRIDCHMFVTRVNMDLNIIYCENRISDYMDLTPVDIVGKRCYHFIHAEDVEGIRHSHLDLLNKGQCVTKYYRWMQKNGGYIWIQSSATIAINAKNANEKNIIWVNYLLSNPEYKDTPMDIAQLPHLPEKTSESSETSDSESDSKDTSEDNENSKSDEKGNQSENSEDPEPDRKKSGNACDNDMNCNDDGHSSSNPDSRDSDDSFEHSDFENPKAGEDGFGALGPMQIKVERYVESESDLRLQNCESLTSDSAKDSDSAGEAGAQASSKHQKRKKRRKRQKGGSASRRRLSSASSPGGLDAGLVEPPRLLSSPNSASVLKIKTEISEPINFDNDSSIWNYPPNREISRNESPYSMTKPPSSEHFPSPQGGGGGGGGGGGGLHVAIPDSVLTPPGADGAAARKTQFGASATAALAPVASDPLSPPLSASPRDKHPGNGGGGGGGGAGGGGPSGSNSLLYTGDLEALQRLQAGNVVLPLVHRVTGTLAATSTAAQRVYTTGTIRYAPAEVTLAMQSNLLPNAHAVNFVDVNSPGFGLDPKTPMEMLYHHVHRLNMSGPFGGAVSAASLTQMPAGNVFTTAEGLFSTLPFPVYSNGIHAAQTLERKED